A genomic stretch from Brevinematales bacterium includes:
- a CDS encoding PhzF family phenazine biosynthesis protein, whose protein sequence is MKAKYYIVDVFAEEKGGGNQLAVVFPKHELSDEEMQAIALEFHFSETTFVTGMTGDAYTARIFTPAVEVPFAGHPTLGTAAVIAREYGLDKQKPVKLSLKIGIIPVTMPADDGVLWMKQNQPEFGARYDIKTIAEKFGMYMNDFHHDYPPAVVSTGIPFLMIPLGGADALKNSQAVFSKGSGIMPEDMKHSFYCFLPPERPHGGTATARLFAPRFGVSEDPATGSAAGCLGAYLTQYGPDKTIDIRINQGAEVNRPSVLYVKTTKTGDKFEILVGGKVVFFSEGHVLS, encoded by the coding sequence GTGAAGGCGAAATACTATATAGTGGACGTTTTTGCCGAAGAGAAGGGCGGCGGTAACCAGCTTGCGGTGGTGTTCCCCAAGCACGAATTGTCCGATGAGGAAATGCAGGCGATTGCGCTGGAGTTTCATTTTTCGGAGACCACGTTCGTGACCGGAATGACGGGCGATGCGTATACGGCGCGGATTTTTACCCCCGCCGTGGAAGTCCCGTTCGCGGGGCATCCCACTCTAGGTACGGCGGCTGTTATCGCGCGCGAGTACGGGCTGGATAAACAGAAGCCGGTAAAACTATCCCTGAAGATCGGGATTATACCCGTGACCATGCCCGCCGATGACGGTGTTTTATGGATGAAGCAGAATCAGCCTGAATTCGGGGCGCGTTACGATATCAAGACGATTGCCGAAAAATTCGGCATGTATATGAACGATTTCCATCACGATTATCCGCCGGCTGTGGTATCGACCGGCATCCCGTTTTTAATGATTCCTCTCGGCGGCGCGGACGCATTGAAAAACTCTCAGGCCGTATTCTCGAAAGGGAGCGGAATTATGCCCGAAGATATGAAACATTCATTCTATTGCTTCCTTCCGCCGGAACGCCCGCACGGGGGAACCGCGACCGCGAGGCTTTTCGCGCCCCGCTTCGGGGTATCGGAGGATCCGGCCACCGGAAGCGCTGCGGGATGTCTGGGGGCGTACCTGACCCAATACGGGCCGGATAAGACGATCGATATAAGAATTAACCAGGGCGCGGAAGTAAACCGTCCGTCCGTGCTCTATGTGAAGACGACGAAAACGGGCGATAAATTTGAAATTCTGGTGGGCGGTAAGGTGGTGTTTTTTTCCGAGGGGCATGTCCTGAGTTAA
- a CDS encoding alpha/beta hydrolase: MIDEGDSRKRRGWMMLGIGLAILGILIVPALIPVSPLEGILPVSKLADPDSRFTNIGGVTLHYKIMGKGEPVFFLLHGFGASLYSWKRVMPELAKLGTVVAYDRLGFGLTVRLLPGGWTNENPYSMPAQVKAAAGLLDALGVGKAVWVGHSAGGVVAVEAAAAYPDKVQALILEDSPLLGGVPKMAQFLYSIPSVDHFGPVFLRGIREWGMDVLLSAWHDTNKITGEDVELYLKPLSMSNWDIGLWEFTKAASQGDTKEKFKKITVPVLVITGDDDKIVPAGDTVSLTNLIPGARLAVIHECGHIPHEEQPVEFMDAVKGFIDKMKGE, translated from the coding sequence ATGATCGACGAGGGAGATTCGCGGAAGCGCAGGGGATGGATGATGCTGGGTATCGGGCTGGCGATCCTCGGAATCCTGATCGTTCCCGCGTTGATACCGGTCAGTCCTCTCGAGGGAATCCTCCCCGTATCGAAGCTCGCCGACCCCGACAGCCGTTTCACGAATATCGGCGGGGTGACGCTTCATTATAAAATAATGGGAAAGGGCGAGCCGGTATTTTTCCTGCTCCACGGGTTCGGGGCGAGCCTGTACTCATGGAAACGGGTGATGCCCGAACTCGCGAAGCTCGGAACCGTTGTCGCCTACGACCGTCTCGGATTCGGGCTGACTGTGCGGCTTCTGCCGGGCGGGTGGACGAATGAGAATCCCTACTCGATGCCCGCGCAGGTGAAGGCCGCCGCGGGGCTTCTGGACGCGCTCGGGGTCGGGAAAGCGGTATGGGTGGGTCATTCCGCGGGCGGAGTAGTCGCGGTCGAGGCGGCCGCGGCGTATCCCGATAAGGTGCAGGCGCTGATCCTCGAGGATTCCCCTCTGCTTGGGGGCGTCCCTAAGATGGCGCAATTCCTGTACTCTATCCCGTCGGTCGACCATTTCGGCCCGGTATTCCTGCGGGGTATCCGCGAATGGGGGATGGACGTCCTCTTGAGCGCATGGCACGATACCAATAAAATCACCGGGGAAGACGTCGAACTCTACCTGAAGCCCCTGAGTATGAGTAACTGGGACATCGGGTTGTGGGAGTTCACGAAAGCCGCGTCTCAGGGCGATACGAAGGAAAAATTTAAGAAGATAACCGTCCCGGTACTGGTCATAACGGGCGACGACGATAAAATTGTCCCCGCCGGCGATACTGTCTCGCTGACCAACCTGATACCCGGCGCAAGGCTGGCGGTTATCCATGAATGCGGGCATATCCCCCATGAGGAACAGCCCGTCGAGTTCATGGACGCGGTCAAAGGATTTATCGATAAAATGAAAGGGGAGTGA
- a CDS encoding MBL fold metallo-hydrolase, translated as MKIEKFEGTKLPLTNDGHLSIFFIGVGSAFSKKHYQTNPIIIKGNDHLMIDFGTRSSQAIYELGLKVTDIQNFLITHSHADHIGGLEEVMLMGRYVAMKKPNVVINEEYQKILWEKSLQGGCAYSEESFGHYLEFPDFWNIIRPVYMKDYPRETWNAIIGEIDLKAPRTMHIPEHSMDWHTSFWSCGAIIDERILFTSDSRFDPELILQFDAMFHLEAIFHDCQFFTGGVHASIDELNTLPPEIKAKMFLVHYGDNWPSYENTVKEYGFAGLVQQWTFYRF; from the coding sequence ATGAAAATTGAAAAATTCGAAGGAACCAAGCTCCCGTTGACAAACGACGGGCATCTCTCAATATTCTTTATCGGAGTCGGCAGCGCGTTCTCGAAAAAGCACTACCAGACCAACCCGATAATTATAAAAGGGAACGACCATCTGATGATCGATTTCGGCACCCGTTCCAGTCAGGCTATCTATGAGCTCGGATTAAAAGTCACCGATATACAGAACTTCCTGATTACGCATTCCCACGCCGACCATATCGGCGGTCTGGAGGAAGTGATGCTGATGGGGCGGTATGTCGCGATGAAGAAGCCGAATGTGGTCATCAACGAAGAGTACCAGAAGATACTCTGGGAAAAGTCCCTCCAGGGCGGGTGCGCATACAGCGAGGAATCGTTCGGGCATTATCTGGAATTCCCCGACTTCTGGAATATTATCCGCCCGGTATATATGAAGGATTACCCGCGCGAGACATGGAACGCGATTATCGGCGAAATCGACCTCAAAGCGCCGCGTACCATGCATATCCCCGAACATTCGATGGACTGGCATACGTCTTTCTGGAGCTGCGGCGCGATAATCGACGAACGTATCCTTTTTACCAGCGACTCCCGTTTCGACCCGGAACTCATCCTTCAATTCGATGCGATGTTCCACCTTGAGGCGATATTCCACGATTGCCAATTTTTCACCGGCGGCGTTCACGCGTCTATCGACGAACTGAACACGTTACCCCCGGAAATCAAGGCAAAGATGTTCCTCGTGCACTACGGGGATAACTGGCCGAGCTACGAGAATACGGTGAAGGAATACGGATTCGCCGGCTTAGTCCAGCAGTGGACGTTCTACCGGTTCTAA
- a CDS encoding CPBP family intramembrane metalloprotease, translating into MKKLFPYSVIFLLLFAVSVPFFGQFGKKDKTPPESPSIQQGGDWSHFDCVIAPSLSTAFVLFGFFEGSLGINSYWERMVSKGAAIVPVYFVNPLDGLGLTLGFGGLVGLERLMDSETNFGMLNDFAYTWLMEGTMYAAYLGYVNSRIHAAPGIYQNDWRKGLTDFEGDEFIALPDAVFEKEWRPYSFGELFTAPLDGNHYNDLAMLILPFAGVIGPLIMYPADKAIWNTGKTYIGNWETPAIASIPIMLLFFYLESTIIAVSEESIFRGFLYEDIAASSGHVNAKIFDCIAFPAIHIPQEIEMGYNGGQIALDFLRRAVLTFYLDFLYDRGGLTHTVTAHMLIDFSQMFTLWLMRGGAPQSSVSDLIGTIMPLEFAVRLAF; encoded by the coding sequence ATGAAAAAATTATTTCCGTATAGCGTTATTTTTCTACTGCTATTTGCCGTCAGTGTTCCGTTTTTCGGCCAATTCGGTAAAAAGGATAAAACCCCGCCGGAATCCCCGAGCATTCAACAGGGCGGGGATTGGTCGCATTTCGATTGCGTCATCGCCCCGTCCCTATCGACCGCGTTTGTCCTGTTCGGTTTCTTCGAGGGCAGTCTCGGCATCAACAGTTACTGGGAGCGGATGGTCAGCAAGGGCGCCGCGATTGTTCCGGTGTACTTCGTGAACCCCTTGGACGGGCTGGGGCTGACGCTCGGTTTCGGCGGTCTGGTCGGGTTGGAACGCCTGATGGACTCCGAGACGAACTTCGGGATGCTCAACGATTTCGCGTACACGTGGCTGATGGAGGGGACGATGTACGCCGCGTATCTGGGGTATGTCAACTCCCGTATCCATGCCGCACCCGGGATTTACCAGAACGACTGGCGGAAGGGGTTGACCGATTTCGAGGGGGATGAGTTTATCGCGCTTCCCGACGCCGTTTTCGAAAAGGAGTGGAGGCCGTATAGCTTCGGCGAGCTCTTTACCGCGCCTCTCGACGGGAATCATTATAACGATCTGGCGATGCTGATCCTGCCGTTCGCTGGTGTGATCGGACCGCTTATCATGTATCCCGCCGATAAGGCGATCTGGAACACCGGCAAGACCTACATCGGGAACTGGGAAACTCCCGCGATAGCGTCTATCCCGATCATGCTGCTGTTCTTCTACCTCGAGTCGACTATTATCGCCGTATCGGAGGAGTCGATCTTCCGGGGATTCCTTTACGAAGATATCGCCGCGAGTTCGGGGCATGTCAACGCGAAAATCTTCGACTGCATCGCGTTCCCGGCGATACATATCCCGCAGGAGATAGAGATGGGGTATAACGGCGGCCAGATCGCGCTCGATTTCCTGCGGCGCGCGGTGCTGACATTCTACCTCGATTTCCTCTACGACCGGGGCGGGCTGACCCATACGGTCACCGCGCATATGCTGATCGACTTCTCGCAGATGTTCACCCTATGGCTCATGCGAGGGGGGGCGCCGCAGAGCAGCGTATCCGACCTGATCGGGACGATTATGCCGCTGGAGTTCGCGGTACGGCTGGCGTTCTAG
- a CDS encoding GGDEF domain-containing protein — translation MDFETLEDVPERDSIINTFIADFLSNLDENEEQVRDSFSDENLPPWFYKFIISFLTNLEFDNEESKNHFYKILAHRKDISLEHRKIDIRIAALDYFMNVAHILKNPIFIEYGLFEKIYTYSKEDPKTRLYNPRFFKEFVQKEIIRADRYQQKFSIILLDLDNFKVINDTEGHLYGDEVLIRFSDLLREQVRGEDIVSRFGGDEFAILLPQTGRIGARAIAERLKERIHREFSADNIANPSAVITFSAGIATYPFDATDYTSLIDIADKALYRSKFLGKDTIYDRLEQDLHNKNRNGNEHRKHPRFRLKQNQLLKFMNTPQLVKISARISNISNGGVLLECHGTIAEDIKEQAFGFIMDKLGAENVNNLELSGKVVRINQDESRIKFYIAIEFDEEISSETWELIEKLGEAIID, via the coding sequence ATGGATTTTGAGACGTTGGAAGACGTACCGGAACGCGATAGTATTATCAATACCTTCATCGCGGATTTTCTCTCGAATCTTGATGAAAATGAAGAACAGGTGCGGGATTCTTTCAGCGATGAAAATTTACCGCCGTGGTTCTATAAATTTATCATCAGTTTCCTAACCAATCTTGAGTTCGATAACGAAGAATCGAAGAATCATTTCTATAAAATCCTCGCCCATCGTAAAGATATCTCCCTCGAGCATAGAAAAATCGATATCCGAATCGCGGCGCTGGACTACTTTATGAATGTCGCGCACATCCTGAAGAACCCTATTTTCATCGAGTACGGGCTTTTCGAGAAAATCTATACCTATAGCAAGGAAGACCCGAAGACCCGGCTCTACAATCCCCGCTTCTTCAAGGAATTTGTCCAGAAGGAAATTATCCGCGCCGACCGTTACCAGCAGAAATTTTCTATTATTCTGCTCGACCTCGATAACTTTAAGGTCATTAACGATACCGAAGGCCATTTGTACGGCGACGAAGTACTGATCCGTTTCAGCGATCTCCTGAGGGAACAGGTACGCGGTGAAGATATCGTTTCCCGTTTCGGCGGAGACGAATTCGCGATACTGCTTCCGCAGACCGGGCGTATCGGCGCGCGCGCAATCGCCGAGCGTCTCAAGGAGAGAATCCATAGGGAATTCTCCGCCGATAATATAGCGAATCCTTCCGCGGTGATCACCTTCTCCGCCGGGATCGCCACCTATCCGTTCGACGCCACCGACTATACTTCATTAATCGATATCGCCGATAAAGCGTTGTACCGTTCGAAGTTCCTCGGCAAGGATACGATTTACGACCGTCTCGAGCAGGATTTACATAATAAGAACCGTAACGGTAACGAGCACCGCAAGCACCCGCGTTTCCGCCTGAAGCAGAACCAGTTACTGAAGTTTATGAATACGCCGCAGTTGGTGAAAATCAGCGCGCGGATATCGAATATCAGTAACGGCGGAGTTCTGCTGGAGTGCCACGGCACTATCGCGGAGGACATCAAGGAACAGGCGTTCGGATTTATTATGGATAAGCTCGGAGCGGAGAATGTCAATAACCTCGAATTGTCGGGGAAGGTCGTGCGTATCAACCAGGACGAAAGCCGGATCAAGTTCTATATCGCCATCGAGTTCGACGAAGAAATTTCCAGTGAAACATGGGAACTGATCGAGAAACTCGGGGAAGCCATCATCGACTAA